Proteins from a genomic interval of Medicago truncatula cultivar Jemalong A17 chromosome 3, MtrunA17r5.0-ANR, whole genome shotgun sequence:
- the LOC112420341 gene encoding CHD3-type chromatin-remodeling factor PICKLE-like, producing the protein MIWFYPLHGLLYLKSLFASEFDLYILNRHGTLFLSHIAEDINDSPTFSNGVLKEGLQIDEVLVRISVLSLIREKVKFASENPGTPLFSDDIMSQYAGLRSTNRGKEENDLVLLHAVLNFKRFLYFCL; encoded by the exons ATGATATGGTTTTACCCATTACATGGTTTATTGTATCTTAAATCATTATTTGCGAGTGAATTTGATCTATATATTTTGAACAGGCATGGAACCCTTTTCTTGTCTCATATTGCTGAAGATATAAATGATTCCCCTACATTCTCAA ATGGTGTTCTGAAAGAAGGACTTCAAATAGATGAAGTACTTGTTAGAATATCGGTTTTGTCATTGATAAGGGAAAAG GTGAAATTTGCATCAGAGAATCCTGGCACTCCACTTTTTTCAGACGACATCATGTCACAATATGCAGGCTTGAGAAGTACAAATAGAGGGAAGGAGGAGAATGATTTAGTCTTACTGCATGCAGTTTTGAA TTTCAAGAGATTTCTCTATTTCTGCTTGTGA
- the LOC25490351 gene encoding zinc finger protein ZAT1 — protein sequence MENNRRECHICNKSFSNGKALGGHMKTHLAKLPIPLKSPINNQAPEHSVESTKHQTHSISTSSSSISNPKNPIHNLRALKRNFYHTLLNFGKNSVFDSFPKNPTGKRSKRGRRQFNLAEDNTIFNVAKKKEENTRFNVAEENEEDTRFNTQIKLVYSDLDTEAAETLAIICVNEWKQVEEKYYIEKKKVSENGNIMFECDICHEVFQYCKDLVRHEAIHKKNNNLSEEIGISGKEYDVVNEEVHKCTYCLKFFEFDHVLEEHKTVHLSNFSDSNP from the coding sequence ATGGAGAACAATAGAAGAGAATGTCACATTTGTAACAAGTCATTTTCTAATGGAAAAGCATTGGGAGGCCACATGAAAACTCACTTGGCTAAATTACCAATTCCTCTAAAATCTCCAATCAACAACCAAGCACCTGAACACTCAGTTGAGTCCACCAAACATCAAACTCACTCTATTTCTACATCCTCCTCATCAATTTCCAATCCAAAAAACCCTATACATAATCTCCGAGCTTTGAAGAGGAACTTTTATCATACCCTTTTAAACTTCGGTAAGAATAGTGTGTTTGATTCTTTTCCAAAAAACCCAACTGGAAAAAGATCGAAACGTGGTCGTAGACAATTTAATTTGGCTGAAGATAATACAATATTCAATGTGgctaaaaagaaagaagaaaatacaaGATTTAACGTGGctgaagaaaatgaagaggatACACGATTTAATACACAAATTAAATTAGTGTATAGTGATTTGGATACAGAAGCTGCTGAAACATTGGCTATTATTTGTGTGAACGAATGGAAACAAGTTGAGGAGAAATActatattgaaaagaaaaaggttaGTGAAAATGGCAACATCATGTTTGAGTGCGATATTTGTCATGAAGTTTTTCAATATTGCAAAGATCTTGTTAGACATGAAGCAATCcataagaaaaataacaatCTATCTGAAGAAATTGGTATAAGTGGAAAGGAATATGATGTTGTAAATGAAGAAGTTCACAAGTGCACATATtgcttgaaattttttgaatttgatcaTGTACTTGAGGAACACAAAACGGTACACTTATCCAATTTTTCTGATTCTAACCCATAG
- the LOC25490352 gene encoding F-box protein At5g07670: MSFQPFHNNKNKNPNFTSPPLKKTLLNSKTTESFNHMVLAMQLHSLTDPNSKTLIPNFDLTLLLSDEILLKILSKLPNSQSKSNFLVSKRWLNLQGRLIRSLKIFDLNFVLSGRLIYRFPNLTHVDLVPSTFVVHPQNGVVLITHRVVSMRVDTEWCFGFSEEVKGKNLLPVEAIDKGLKEVAKGCPNLRKLKVTGGSEEGLVSIGEECVTLMELELQKCNDDVLRGVAACKNLQVVKLIGSVDGFYESVVSDIGLTILAQGCKRLVKLELVGCEGSFDGIKAIGACCLMLEELVFVDHRMDDGWLAGVSFCENLKTLRFVSCKVIDGNPGLEEHLGYCVALESLHFQKCQLRDKNAMSAVFSVCRAAKEVVLQDCWGLDDGVFGLAVVCRRVKLFDIEGCSLLSTEGLESVIESWKDLECLRVVSCKNIKDSDISPALATLFPTLKELKWRPDTKHLLPSSLREVNMGKKGGKFFKWTHA, encoded by the exons ATGTCGTTTCAACCCttccacaacaacaaaaacaaaaaccctaatttcactTCTCCGCCATTGAAGAAGACCTTGCTGAACTCCAAAACCACTGAATCCTTCAACCATATGGTCCTCGCCATGCAACTTCACTCTCTTACTGACCCCAATTCCAAAACCCTGATCCCCAATTTCGACCTAACTCTTCTTCTTTCCGACGAAATTCTCCTCAAAATCCTCTCCAAGCTTCCCAATTCACAATCCAAATCAAATTTCCTCGTTTCTAAACGGTGGTTGAATCTTCAAGGAAGGTTGATTCGTTCGTTAAAAATCTTTGATTTGAACTTCGTTTTATCAGGTAGGTTAATTTATAGATTTCCAAATCTTACTCATGTTGATTTAGTTCCTTCAACTTTCGTTGTTCATCCTCAAAACGGTGTCGTTTTAATCACACACCGTGTAGTTTCAATGCGGGTTGATACAGAGTGGTGTTTCGGTTTTTCTGAGGAAGTGAAAGGGAAAAATTTGTTACCGGTTGAAGCAATTGATAAGGGGTTGAAAGAAGTAGCAAAAGGGTGTCCAAATTTACGGAAGTTGAAGGTAACAGGTGGGAGTGAAGAGGGGTTGGTTAGTATTGGGGAAGAGTGTGTTACATTGATGGAATTGGAGTTGCAGAAGTGTAACGACGATGTTTTACGTGGTGTAGCGGCGTGTAAGAATTTGCAAGTGGTGAAGTTAATTGGGAGTGTTGATGGGTTTTATGAATCTGTGGTTTCGGATATTGGGTTGACTATTTTAGCTCAAGGGTGTAAGAGGTTGGTGAAATTGGAGCTTGTTGGTTGTGAAGGTAGTTTCGATGGGATTAAAGCCATTGGGGCGTGTTGTTTGATGTTGGAAGAGTTGGTTTTTGTTGATCATAGGATGGATGATGGGTGGTTAGCTGGTGTTTCGTTTTGTGAGAATTTGAAGACTTTGAGGTTTGTGTCTTGTAAGGTGATTGATGGTAATCCTGGATTGGAGGAACATTTGGGGTATTGTGTTGCACTCGAAAGTTTGCATTTTCAGAAATGTCAATTAAGGGATAAGAATGCAATGTCAGCTGTTTTTTCGGTTTGTAGAGCTGCTAAGGAGGTTGTTCTTCAGGATTGTTGGGGTTTGGATGATGGCGTTTTCGGTTTGGCGGTTGTTTGCAG GCGAGTAAAACTGTTTGACATAGAAGGATGCTCGTTGCTTTCAACCGAAGGTTTAGAGTCAGTGATTGAATCATGGAAGGATCTCGAGTGCCTTAGAGTTGTCTCTTGTAAAAATATAAAGGATAGCGATATCTCTCCGGCACTCGCGACCTTATTTCCCACGCTTAAAGAGTTGAAATGGAGGCCTGATACAAAACATCTTCTACCATCAAGTCTTAGGGAAGTAAACATGGGAAAAAAAGGTGGTAAATTTTTCAAGTGGACTCATGCCTGA
- the LOC25490353 gene encoding uncharacterized protein translates to MGTRSPKEHIQDIRRTKFSIGGEPNLLTQDLHNAVKNLSAELYAKDVHFLMELIQNAEDNHYIEGENPTLEFVITSDDITATGAPATLLIFNNEKGFSPKNIESICSVGRSTKKGNRSSGYIGEKGIGFKSVFLVTAQPYIFSNGYQIRFNEKPCPHCSIGYIVPEWVEEKPTLADIKNIYGACNSLPTTIVILPLKPEKVQPVKHQLSSIHPEVLLFLTKIRHLSVREVNEDPKQNTVTAVSISSEINFVTRKNINAESYTLHLSAEENSEAGKECSYYMWKQKFPVRLENLVERKKDVEEWVVTLAFPNQERLYRGKTLPGVYAFLPTEMVTNFPFIIQADFFLASSRETIMLDNKWNQGILEYVPSAFIDAFKTLLAGSDEAPASSLPNLFKFLPIESSPFESFNHMRNKIKAKLHEEKIVPIETFTNQKHFFKPREVSRLLPTFWKILTKAHEKGVYLLDLNSHDEMKILSSSFDKKEYRGILNFLGVKLVNIDWYAKCIQSSNLVYEVSEDVYLELLMFVARHWSSKFKGSNIINIPLIKYMAADGIPSFFSLHECRQLVAGAKRVKLAASSQTCPCSWLINWNNVFACETKQFFMPESTQQAISQLPNKYTLLDWLAKDVNIATTNVYTFASVLRSSINNNCKLAIAYAHFLYHSLSKGYLSSREVDGLCSFMPLVDNYGCIARSRKGVLLPANVSKWADLIVSNPWRNEGYVELGKAYLNASSYAGQNSSSRMLIDFLKAHVRASDVPYISPPNAGFSAADTPLTKDNAFLLLDWIRNLKYRGVHLPQRFLECIKKGNWLKVTCSNGYMPPSKSFLIGSSLRKILQSGSFLVDIPLIDESFYGNRINEYTEELKIVGVMFSYEEACDFIARELMSRAASFSLRGSHVLLMLNFIQYLRKSLLPLDNFVNCIRKESWLKTSCGLRSPVGSVLNDSSWQVASQISNIPIIDNDYYGEEIHNYKEELKLLGVIADLSENYQVVIEHLKSPSRLSCLTVEAVLLIMECIKYSNSPIKLLSSLKRTDCLWTNMGFKTPGECFLYDPVWGCILEVFDGLPVIDHEFYGEKIFSYKDELMQVGVLVDFKDAIKKIERLFEQKALENSINGQHVISFLSCCRLLKGTDYSFPSDFSTIIRKMKWLRTEVGDFRCPTKCILYGPEWESISSITCLPFIHYNSDKQSGMGIYEYKEELESIGVVTELKDGARFLPECLSFPSNPSTITPESVFSLLEWIQLLMQNHTPTIEDDDFRKRMSQNWLKTHAGYRPPDKCLFFDSKWSSFLNPTDGPFINEYFYGPKIAIYQKELNAIGVTSEVEKGCSLLADHLNSLSDHGTIVKIYNYLFEHNWKPEKREANKIWILDGDKGGGKWVDSEECVIHDPAKLFGSKFYILEDIYDGNILVFLYLAMEVKNKPSLEDYVDLWNDWGNSMEQLSYDECCRFWMSISKHLSTKQEKKLAESLMKLPATSGNNKIFLVDKKDAFIPDNFHMKKLFEREKIFVWYPHHNMTPLSKGELSEIYRKIGARNISESLCKEESSLVNDGVKLKHVDPNNIFNLKGLAKLILGFLACSNLKMEPSKRHEAVQTLLNLSFHETMEPINVSYSLPLSSGDIITKKANKRVRWESQSSKFIIQKMDGEDSLKYVTNFSEAISEGVLHENHDHVPALSKLITLGFFLKFKNEEIDFLMESKYLEIDPEDEKFLSSAFPSN, encoded by the exons ATGGGTACACGTTCACCGAAGGAACACATTCAAGATATACGAAGGACAAAGTTCTCTATTGGAGGGGAACCTAATCTTTTGACTCAGGATCTTCATAATGCTGTCAAGAATCTCTCAGCTGAACTTTATGCAAAAGATGTTCATTTTCTTATGGAGCTTATTCAA AATGCAGAAGACAATCATTACATTGAAGGAGAGAATCCAACACTTGAGTTTGTTATAACTTCTGATGACATAACTGCTACTGGTGCTCCAGCCACGTTACTTATTTTCAATAATGAAAAGGGTTTCTCTCCCAAAAACATCGAGTCCATTTGCAGTGTTGGACGATCTACAAAGAAAGGCAATAGGAGCAGTGGTTACATAGGAGAGAAAG GAATTGGTTTCAAGAGTGTGTTTCTTGTTACTGCTCAACCTTATATTTTTAGCAATGGATATCAGATAAGGTTCAATGAGAAGCCATGTCCACATTGCAGTATTGGCTATATAGTTCCTGAGTGGGTTGAGGAGAAGCCAACCCTTGCTGACATAAAGAATATATATGGTGCTTGTAATTCCCTTCCAACTACAATAGTCATTTTACCACTTAAGCCGGAGAAGGTCCAACCTGTTAAGCATCAACTGTCAAGCATTCATCCAGAAGTGCTTTTGTTTCTTACTAAAATCAGACACCTTTCTGTCAGAGAAGTTAATGAGGACCCCAAACAGAATACCGTAACTGCCGTATCTATTTCAAGCGAGATTAATTTTGTGACTAGGAAAAACATTAATGCTGAGTCTTACACACTCCATCTCTCCGCCGAGGAAAATAGTGAAGCCGGGAAGGAATGCAGCTACTACATGTGGAAGCAAAAGTTTCCGGTCAGGTTGGAAAATTTAGTCGAAAGAAAAAAGGATGTCGAGGAGTGGGTTGTGACATTGGCATTCCCAAATCAGGAGAGGCTTTACAGGGGAAAGACCTTGCCAGGGGTCTATGCATTTCTTCCTACAGAAATGGTCACTAATTTTCCTTTCATAATTCAGGCAGATTTTTTCCTTGCTTCATCAAGGGAGACAATTATGTTGGATAATAAGTGGAATCAAGGGATACTTGAATATGTTCCGTCAGCTTTTATAGATGCATTCAAAACACTTCTCGCAGGATCAGATGAAGCTCCAGCATCCAGCTTGCCTAATTTGTTCAAGTTCCTTCCAATTGAAAGTTCTCCTTTTGAGAGCTTCAATCACATGAGGAATAAAATCAAAGCAAAACTGCATGAAGAAAAAATTGTACCTATTGAGACATTCACAAATCAGAAGCACTTCTTTAAGCCTCGTGAAGTTAGCAGGCTACTGCCTACATTTTGGAAGATTTTGACAAAGGCCCATGAGAAAGGAGTATACTTGCTTGACTTAAATTCTCATGATGAGATGAAAATCTTGAGTTCTTCATTCGATAAAAAGGAGTACCGTGGGATACTCAATTTTTTAGGGGTGAAACTGGTGAATATTGATTGGTATGCAAAGTGTATCCAGAGTTCTAATCTTGTGTATGAAGTATCAGAAGATGTTTATCTTGAGCTTTTAATGTTTGTTGCTAGACACTGGTCTTCAAAGTTTAAGGGCTCCAACATCATTAATATTCCATTGATTAAATATATGGCTGCTGACGGGATTCCGTCTTTTTTCAGTCTTCATGAATGCAGACAGCTAGTTGCAGGTGCCAAGCGAGTAAAATTAGCAGCCTCAAGTCAAACTTGTCCTTGTTCTTGGCTGATCAACTGGAATAATGTCTTCGCATGTGAGACAAAGCAGTTTTTTATGCCAGAAAGCACTCAACAAGCTATCTCTCAATTGCCCAATAAGTATACTTTATTGGATTGGTTAGCAAAAGATGTTAATATTGCTACTACGAATGTTTACACTTTTGCTAGTGTCCTCCGCAGTTCTATTAATAATAACTGCAAACTTGCCATTGCATATGCTCATTTCTTATACCACTCTTTGTCAAAGGGTTACTTGTCGAGTCGAGAAGTTGATGGCTTATGCAGTTTTATGCCACTTGTGGATAATTATGGATGTATAGCTAGAAGTAGAAAAGGAGTTCTTCTGCCTGCAAATGTGAGCAAATGGGCTGACTTGATTGTTTCTAATCCATGGAGAAATGAAGGTTATGTTGAACTAGGAAAGGCGTACCTAAATGCATCTTCTTATGCAGGTCAAAATTCAAGCTCTAGGATGCTTATTGATTTCCTCAAAGCCCATGTTAGAGCTTCCGATGTACCTTACATATCTCCTCCAAATGCTGGGTTTTCAGCCGCAGATACACCACTTACCAAAGACAATGCCTTTTTGCTTTTGGATTGGATTCGGAATCTGAAGTATAGGGGAGTGCACCTACCACAGAGGTTCTTGGAATGCATAAAAAAGGGCAACTGGCTTAAAGTTACATGTAGTAATGGATACATGCCTCCCTCAAAGTCATTCTTAATTGGCTCATCATTGCGGAAAATTTTGCAAAGTGGTTCATTTCTTGTTGACATTCCCCTGATTGACGAGAGCTTCTACGGGAATAGAATAAATGAGTACACAGAAGAGTTGAAAATAGTCGGAGTTATGTTCAGTTATGAGGAAGCATGTGACTTCATTGCAAGAGAACTAATGTCTCGTGCTGCTTCTTTCTCTTTAAGAGGAAGTCATGTTCTTTTGATGCTTAACTTCATCCAATATCTTAGGAAAAGCCTTCTTCCTTTGGACAACTTTGTCAACTGCATAAGAAAGGAAAGTTGGCTAAAGACATCTTGTGGTCTTAGGTCTCCTGTGGGATCTGTACTGAATGATTCTAGCTGGCAAGTTGCATCACAGATTAGTAATATCCCTATCATTGATAATGATTATTATGGTGAGGAAATACATAATTACAAAGAGGAGCTCAAGTTGCTGGGAGTGATAGCTGACTTAAGTGAAAATTACCAAGTTGTCATTGAACATTTAAAGTCACCATCAAGATTGTCCTGTTTGACGGTTGAAGCTGTTCTTTTGATAATGGAATGCATCAAATACTCGAATTCCCCTATTAAACTCTTAAGTTCGCTAAAGAGAACGGACTGTTTGTGGACAAACATGGGTTTCAAAACACCAGGTGAATGTTTCTTGTATGATCCAGTGTGGGGCTGCATTTTAGAGGTGTTCGATGGTCTTCCTGTTATTGATCATGAATTTTATGGGGAGAAAATTTTCAGTTACAAAGATGAATTGATGCAAGTAGGGGTGCTGGTTGATTTTAAGGATGccatcaaaaaaattgaaaggctATTTGAACAAAAGGCATTGGAAAATTCAATTAACGGACAACATGTCATCTCATTTCTCTCTTGTTGCAGGCTGCTGAAAGGAACTGACTACAGTTTTCCTTCTGATTTCTCAACCATCATACGGAAAATGAAGTGGTTGCGTACCGAGGTTGGTGATTTTCGGTGCCCAACAAAGTGCATTTTATATGGTCCAGAGTGGGAATCAATATCTTCCATAACTTGTCTCCCTTTCATTCATTATAACAGTGACAAACAGTCTGGTATGGGAATATACGAGTACAAGGAAGAGCTGGAGAGCATTGGTGTTGTTACTGAATTGAAAGATGGAGCGAGGTTTTTGCCTGAATGTTTGAGTTTTCCTTCCAATCCTTCCACCATTACTCCTGAAAGTGTGTTTTCTTTGCTGGAATGGATCCAACTTCTAATGCAAAATCACACGCCTACaattgaagatgatgatttcAGAAAACGAATGTCCCAAAATTGGTTGAAGACACATGCTGGTTATAGGCCTCCAGACAAATGTTTGTTCTTTGATTCAAAGTGGAGCTCTTTCTTGAATCCAACCGATGGGCCTTTTATCAATGAGTATTTCTACGGACCTAAAATTGCAATTTACCAGAAAGAACTCAATGCAATAGGGGTCACTAGTGAAGTTGAGAAGGGGTGCTCTTTGCTTGCCGACCACCTTAACTCTCTCTCTGATCATGGTACCATtgtgaaaatatataattactTATTTGAACACAATTGGAAACCTGAGAAGAGAGAGGCAAACAAGATTTGGATTCTTGATGGAGATAAAGGTGGTGGTAAGTGGGTTGATTCTGAGGAATGTGTCATACACGACCCTGCTAAACTTTTCggttcaaaattttatattctTGAAGATATCTATGATGGCaatattcttgtttttttgtatCTTGCAATGGAAGTCAAGAACAAGCCCTCACTAGAAGACTATGTTGACCTTTGGAATGATTGGGGGAATTCAATGGAGCAATTGTCATACGATGAGTGTTGCAGGTTCTGGATGTCTATCTCGAAACATTTAAGCacaaaacaagagaaaaaactTGCTGAGAGTTTGATGAAACTGCCTGCAACATCaggaaataataaaatatttctggTAGATAAGAAAGATGCATTTATTCCTGATAACTTTCATATGAAGAAGCTTTTTGAGAGGGAGAAAATTTTTGTCTGGTATCCTCATCATAACATGACACCATTGTCCAAGGGTGAACTATCTGAAATTTACCGAAAAATTGGTGCTAGAAATATCTCTGAATCATTATGCAAAGAAGAATCATCCTTGGTGAATGATGGCGTTAAACTGAAGCATGTCGATCCAAACAATATTTTCAACTTAAAGGGGTTGGCTAAGCTTATTCTTGGTTTTCTTGcatgttctaaccttaaaatgGAACCAAGTAAGAGACATGAAGCTGTTCAAACTCTTCTCAACTTAAGCTTCCATGAGACAATGGAACCAATCAATGTAAGCTATAGTCTGCCACTATCATCCGGAGACATCATTACAAAGAAAGCAAACAAAAGGGTGCGTTGGGAAAGTCAAAGTTCCAAGTTTATCATCCAGAAGATGGATGGTGAGGATTCATtgaaatatgttacaaatttctCTGAAGCAATATCTGAGGGTGTTTTGCATGAAAATCATGATCATGTTCCTGCACTATCTAAACTAATCACATTAGGGTTTTTTCTGAAATTCAAGAATGAAGAAATTGATTTTCTTATGGAATCCAAGTATCTGGAGATCGACCCTGAGGATGAGAAGTTCCTCAGTTCTGCCTTCCCTTCTAACTAA
- the LOC25490349 gene encoding pentatricopeptide repeat-containing protein At3g18970: MPTTLPRLKCISLLNCFPKQTLTNNNIKQIHAQLITNNLNSPKLFSKLTDYYSSTSSNPNILNSIFYYFHPPHLLLFNTLIKCTPFNHSIHIFKTHFSKQLIPFDHNTFNFILGACARSPSYPTLKLGTQLHSLIIKQGFGSNVLVPTTLIHFYANNRDIKSARKVFDEMPDRNVVTWNAMITGYCSLKDGNEKNAVNGLCLFKEMLMVGGSEVRPNDTTVVCLLSAASQLGMVEIGVCLHGFAVKVLCKVEDDVFIGTGLVDMYSKCGCLESALSVFRRMKWRNVLTWTAMTTGLAIHGRGEEALKILYEMGSDGVKPNETTFTSLLSACCHAGLVEEGLQLFRDMEGKFGVVPWIQHYGCVVDLLGRNGNLNEAYDFIMEMPISPDTLIWRSLLSACRIHGDVVMGEKVGRFLLKFKEKSSEELAHKSEDYVALSNVYASAGRWDVVEVVRKKMKVKGICNQSGLSSVQTLSNDTL, from the coding sequence ATGCCAACAACTCTTCCAAGACTCAAATGCATTTCACTCTTAAATTGTTTTCCCAAACAAACcctaacaaacaacaacataaaacaaattcATGCTCAACTAATCACCAACAACCTCAATTCCCCCAAACTTTTTTCCAAACTAACAGACTATTACTCTTCCActtcatcaaaccctaacattCTTAATTCCATCTTTTACTACTTTCACCCCCCACATTTACTCCTCTTCAACACTCTCATAAAATGCACCCCCTTTAACCATTCCATTCACATTTTCAAAACCCACTTCTCAAAACAACTCATTCCTTTTGACCATAACACTTTCAATTTCATCCTTGGTGCTTGTGCTCGTTCACCTTCATATCCAACGTTAAAATTAGGAACACAGTTACATTCCTTAATTATAAAACAAGGGTTTGGTTCCAATGTTTTAGTTCCAACTACGTTAATTCATTTTTATGCTAACAATAGAGATATTAAATCTGCACGTAAGGTGTTCGATGAAATGCCTGACAGAAATGTTGTCACGTGGAATGCGATGATAACCGGTTATTGTTCGTTAAAAGATGGAAATGAAAAGAATGCTGTGAATGGGTTGTGTTTGTTTAAGGAAATGTTGATGGTTGGTGGCAGTGAAGTTAGACCAAATGATACTACCGTGGTTTGTTTGCTTTCCGCGGCTTCTCAGTTGGGAATGGTGGAAATTGGTGTTTGCTTACACGGGTTTGCGGTGAAGGTGTTGTGTAAGGTTGAAGATGATGTGTTTATAGGGACGGGACTTGTTGATATGTACTCGAAATGCGGGTGTCTTGAGAGTGCTTTGTCTGTTTTCCGGCGGATGAAATGGAGGAATGTTTTAACTTGGACTGCGATGACTACGGGACTGGCAATTCATGGGAGAGGGGAAGAGGCGTTGAAAATTTTGTATGAGATGGGAAGTGATGGTGTGAAGCCGAACGAAACAACTTTTACGAGCTTGTTGTCTGCTTGTTGTCACGCAGGGCTTGTTGAAGAAGGGCTTCAATTGTTTCGTGATATGGAAGGGAAATTTGGTGTGGTGCCTTGGATACAACATTATGGTTGTGTTGTTGATCTTCTTGGAAGAAATGGAAACTTGAATGAAGCTTATGATTTTATCATGGAAATGCCGATTAGTCCTGACACTTTAATTTGGAGGAGCTTGCTCAGTGCTTGTAGGATTCATGGGGATGTTGTGATGGGAGAGAAGGTGGGTAGGTTTCTTCTGAAGTTTAAAGAGAAGAGTTCTGAAGAGTTGGCTCATAAGAGTGAAGATTATGTTGCTTTGTCAAATGTCTATGCTTCAGCAGGAAGATGggatgttgttgaagttgtaagGAAGAAAATGAAGGTTAAGGGTATTTGTAATCAATCTGGTCTTAGCTCAGTTCAAACTTTGAGCAATGATACATTGTAA
- the LOC11410519 gene encoding uncharacterized protein — translation MASSSVKRKLDGESSHSRKRKKAEVKLDEILATLKDADVKDDAAYMSKLNSYREAMNLLLLSDTATLNLIVDEGLLNVIVNHINGPSPLMCRLCCKALMRFQSEEHKRLICDTNVINNIMNALKRNLLVEPTTDVTKAVCIMMDAVGHLADIPESFQINGVVQLFHKSFENSVNIKEKVSALRVLEKLSSHDANSKEIIAIAPNIFLPLVDMLVCKDEEIHRSVFRLIVNLLVFSPDLVNCEGFPTIQIFQLAINLIGNVKTSEDTVTLGLSVIFQIIKKTGEYKSVAQLGLIPLLMQTLKSGNEEIRLYTLGLLWMLGKDFLNQVAIVKGGALMEFINLYGAEDELMRRRIHALLFCLAKNEVIISYFVTEGCVEKLLELQGGVYGDFVSISYT, via the exons atggCTTCGAGTTCCGTGAAACGGAAATTGGACGGCGAATCGTCTCATTCACGGAAACGGAAAAAGGCCGAGGTCAAACTTGATGAGATTTTGGCAACTTTGAAAGATGCTGACGTTAAGGACGACGCCGCATACATGTCAAAGTTGAACAGCTACAGAGAAGCTATGAATCTTCTCCTGCTTTCTG ATACTGCAACTCTGAACTTGATTGTGGATGAAGGGTTACTAAATGTAATAGTAAACCACATCAATGGGCCATCTCCGCTAATGTGTAGGCTTTGCTGTAAAGCTCTTATGCGGTTCCAGTCTGAG GAACATAAACGGCTAATTTGTGATACCAATGTGATCAATAACATCATGAACGCTCTAAAGAGGAATCTACTTGTGGAACCCACAACTGATGTTACCAAAGCAGTTTGCATAATGATGGATGCAGTTGGCCATCTTGCTGATATCCCAGAAAGCTTTCAGATAAATGGTGTGGTTCAATTATTTCACAAATCTTTTGAAAATTCAGtaaatataaaagagaaagtatCTGCGTTGCGTGTGCTAGAAAAGCTTTCATCTCACGATGCCAATTCCAAGGAG ATTATTGCTATCGCTCCGAATATTTTTTTGCCTTTGGTTGATATGTTGGTGTGTAAGGATGAAGAAATTCATCGTTCCGTG TTTCGGTTGATTGTGAATCTATTGGTCTTTTCTCCTGATTTAGTAAATTGCGAGGGTTTTCCAACGATCCAGATATTTCAACTTGCTATTAACCTAATCGG AAATGTCAAAACCTCCGAAGACACGGTAACTTTGGGACTGAGTGTCATTTTTCAGATAATCAAAAAGACAGGAGAATATAAG agtgtAGCACAGCTTGGACTTATTCCATTGTTGATGCAAACACTTAAATCTGGTAATGAAGAGATCAGACTATATACTCTCGGGTTATTGTGGATGTTAGGAAAG GATTTTCTTAACCAAGTAGCAATCGTAAAAGGTGGCGCCTTAATGGAATTTATCAATCTTTATGGCGCAGAAGATGAGCTTATGCGAAGAAGAATCCATGCGCTTCTCTTTTGTTTGGCCAAGAATGAG GTTATCATATCATACTTCGTTACTGAAGGTTGTGTTGAGAAACTTTTGGAACTGCAAGGAGGGGTTTACGGTGATTTTGTTAGTATCTCATACACCTAG